A region of Alosa alosa isolate M-15738 ecotype Scorff River chromosome 17, AALO_Geno_1.1, whole genome shotgun sequence DNA encodes the following proteins:
- the myf5 gene encoding myogenic factor 5: MDVFSSSQVFYDSACASSPEELDFGPSGGEMAGSEEDEHVRVPGGGPHQPGHCLQWACKACKRKASTVDRRRAATMRERRRLKKVNHAFEALRRCTSANPSQRLPKVEILRNAIQYIESLQDLLHEQVEGYYALPSGGGAVAGGVGESGSEPASPLSSCSDSMIDCNSPVWPQINSHYGNAYSYEAQSVASMERIPTASSLQCLSSIVDRLSTVDAAGPLGVRDTVTLSPSSSVSPPATPDSSNARPVYHVL; encoded by the exons ATGGATGTCTTCTCCTCGTCCCAGGTGTTCTACGACAGCGCATGCGCCTCCTCGCCTGAGGAGCTGGACTTCGGGCCGAGCGGCGGTGAGATGGCCGGCTCCGAGGAGGACGAGCACGTGCGGGTGCCCGGCGGCGGGCCGCACCAGCCGGGCCACTGCCTGCAGTGGGCCTGCAAGGCGTGCAAGCGCAAGGCCAGCACGGTGGACCGCCGGCGCGCCGCCACCATGCGCGAGCGCCGCCGCCTCAAGAAGGTCAACCATGCCTTCGAGGCGCTGCGCCGCTGCACCTCGGCCAACCCCAGCCAGCGGCTGCCCAAGGTGGAGATCCTGCGCAACGCCATCCAGTACATCGAGAGCCTCCAGGACCTGCTCCACGAACAGGTGGAGGGCTACTATGCCCTGCCCAGCGGAGGAGGCGCAGTGGCCGGCGGCGTGGGGGAGAGCGGCTCGGAGCCAGCCAGCCCCTTGTCCAGCTGCTCCGACAGCATG ATTGACTGCAACAGTCCTGTGTGGCCACAGATCAATTCACATTATGGAAATGCATACAGCTATGAGGCACAAAGCG TAGCCTCCATGGAGAGGATCCCCACCGCGTCCAGTCTCCAGTGCCTGTCCAGCATCGTGGATCGGCTCTCGACGGTGGATGCCGCGGGCCCTCTGGGCGTCAGGGATACGGTTACCCTCTCGCCCTCCAGCTCCGTCTCCCCTCCTGCTACACCAGACAGCTCCAACGCCAGGCCCGTCTACCACGTGCTTTGA